In a single window of the Flavobacterium sp. W4I14 genome:
- a CDS encoding two-component system phosphate regulon sensor histidine kinase PhoR (product_source=KO:K07636; cath_funfam=1.10.287.130,3.30.565.10; cog=COG0642; ko=KO:K07636; pfam=PF00512,PF02518; smart=SM00387,SM00388; superfamily=55874; transmembrane_helix_parts=Inside_1_8,TMhelix_9_31,Outside_32_214,TMhelix_215_237,Inside_238_477), which produces MKDRIYKSVVLVSFLILLLVQLRLTYNSYVLRDRDYSLKEKTLINDEYGRSISEDKVYKGGGKIIDSILSRNMPALKQAYLSNKKEFVKRSQSVSNTLLKDLQKESTMDSVFRSIVKRNGLDSNLQYLLTFQSIEINFDTNIGNIPIFDTSTDTLFKASQKTPFGVIIDGTLTDPNVQNRVTNLSVSGKLVYDYRITFNLFVDPPGRTLKVAFQMLPTFLLVALCIIIIVGINYYTYISWMQQKKETDIKSDFLNSIKHEFNTPITTILVASKSLHEDEVLNDRTRVNALVNIVERQARRLHSHINQMLEISEINSNINLEETDLNYAILTLVNDYKIKVQEPNSLTFDPHGSEIMIMVDPFVFTTMLQNILDNSFKHNHSDIKMTVLFITGHNGRYTIHIKDNGKGIEDAMKEKIFDKFFHAGKDNTVSGLGLGLYYVKQCIDIHGWEISVKTALGKGTEFLIHIPAEQTLISTNP; this is translated from the coding sequence ATGAAAGATCGTATATATAAGTCAGTAGTGTTGGTCAGCTTTCTGATATTGCTTCTGGTACAGCTCAGGTTAACCTATAATTCTTACGTTCTGCGCGACAGGGATTATAGTTTGAAAGAAAAAACGCTGATTAACGATGAATATGGACGCAGTATATCCGAAGACAAAGTTTATAAGGGCGGCGGAAAGATTATCGATTCGATCCTCTCAAGAAATATGCCCGCGCTCAAACAAGCATACTTAAGCAACAAGAAAGAATTTGTTAAACGCTCGCAAAGCGTTAGCAACACACTGTTAAAAGACCTGCAAAAGGAAAGCACTATGGACAGTGTTTTCCGCTCGATCGTTAAAAGGAATGGGTTAGATTCCAATCTTCAATATCTGCTCACTTTCCAGTCAATTGAGATTAACTTCGATACCAATATCGGCAACATTCCCATATTTGACACCAGTACCGATACATTGTTCAAAGCATCCCAAAAAACACCGTTTGGAGTCATCATTGATGGCACATTAACTGATCCGAACGTTCAGAACAGGGTAACCAACCTTTCTGTTAGTGGTAAACTGGTTTACGATTATAGAATTACCTTTAATCTTTTTGTCGATCCTCCAGGCCGCACTTTAAAAGTTGCTTTTCAAATGCTGCCCACATTTTTATTGGTTGCACTTTGTATCATTATTATTGTAGGCATTAATTATTACACCTATATCAGCTGGATGCAGCAGAAAAAAGAAACAGATATTAAATCTGATTTCCTAAACAGTATTAAACATGAATTTAACACCCCCATTACGACTATATTAGTGGCAAGCAAAAGCCTGCACGAAGATGAGGTGCTCAATGACAGGACACGCGTAAATGCACTCGTAAATATTGTAGAGAGACAGGCACGGCGACTTCACTCCCACATTAACCAGATGCTGGAAATTTCCGAAATCAACAGCAACATTAACCTGGAGGAAACAGATCTTAATTATGCAATTCTTACTTTGGTTAACGATTATAAAATAAAAGTTCAAGAACCAAATAGCCTTACTTTTGATCCTCATGGTTCGGAAATAATGATCATGGTTGATCCTTTTGTGTTTACCACCATGTTACAAAACATCCTCGATAACTCCTTTAAGCACAATCATAGCGATATAAAAATGACGGTGCTCTTTATTACCGGGCATAATGGCAGATATACCATCCATATTAAAGATAATGGGAAAGGAATTGAAGACGCAATGAAAGAAAAAATATTCGATAAGTTCTTCCATGCAGGCAAAGATAATACCGTTTCGGGCCTGGGGCTGGGCTTATATTACGTTAAACAATGCATTGATATTCATGGCTGGGAAATCAGCGTAAAAACGGCGCTGGGAAAAGGGACCGAATTTCTGATTCATATCCCTGCGGAGCAGACCCTAATTAGTACAAATCCTTAA
- a CDS encoding hypothetical protein (product_source=Hypo-rule applied; cath_funfam=1.20.1300.10; transmembrane_helix_parts=Inside_1_10,TMhelix_11_33,Outside_34_42,TMhelix_43_62,Inside_63_173) codes for MEFEEKHGLKIWWLYLVTAATIFPTAAILIFQNNGLSFDELKAMYFAPVLALLSPFFIIFFVQQNKLTLKITTEGVSFRYPPFHFTPNRFRWASIEKAYIRKYDAFSEYGGYGVKNRLWFKFKDKAYLLNDKNRGLQLEFKNGKKLLFSSNKIEELEMFLINLKTRYNIQAIQ; via the coding sequence ATGGAATTTGAGGAAAAACATGGTTTGAAGATCTGGTGGCTATATCTGGTAACTGCAGCAACTATATTCCCAACAGCAGCCATACTTATTTTTCAGAATAATGGTTTGAGTTTCGATGAACTTAAAGCGATGTACTTTGCTCCGGTTTTAGCGCTTCTATCTCCGTTTTTTATCATTTTTTTCGTGCAACAAAATAAGCTCACACTAAAAATAACTACTGAAGGCGTTTCTTTCCGGTATCCTCCCTTTCACTTTACACCAAACCGTTTCCGTTGGGCGAGTATTGAAAAAGCTTATATAAGGAAGTATGATGCATTTTCTGAATACGGCGGCTATGGTGTAAAAAACCGCCTTTGGTTTAAATTTAAAGACAAAGCTTACCTTTTAAACGATAAAAACAGGGGGTTACAATTGGAGTTTAAGAACGGTAAAAAGCTCCTGTTCAGCTCAAATAAAATAGAAGAACTCGAAATGTTCCTTATTAATTTAAAAACAAGGTATAATATACAAGCAATACAATAA
- a CDS encoding regulator of protease activity HflC (stomatin/prohibitin superfamily) (product_source=COG0330; cog=COG0330; pfam=PF01145; smart=SM00244; superfamily=117892; transmembrane_helix_parts=Outside_1_9,TMhelix_10_32,Inside_33_33,TMhelix_34_56,Outside_57_285), which produces MYQEKIINPPSGYLTFALCIALLGASIFCFFSEIFLWGGILLAIDIFLIFPGFLIINPNQSMVLTLFGKYIGTVKADGFFWVNPLTAKRRLSLKANNLNGQQLKVNDKLGNPIEIAAVVVWKVNETAKAVFSVENYMQYVNIQSEAAVRHLANIFPYDHAEGEETSITLKDGADKVSELLENELNERLSRAGIEVLEARISHLAYAPEIASAMLQRQQATAVIAARKLIVEGAVGMVEMALEKLSQKGIVELDEERKAAMVSNLLVVLCGDRHVQPVVNTGTLYN; this is translated from the coding sequence ATGTATCAGGAAAAAATTATTAATCCGCCATCGGGCTATCTAACATTCGCACTATGCATTGCATTGCTGGGCGCTTCTATTTTCTGTTTTTTTTCAGAAATTTTTCTCTGGGGAGGGATTTTACTGGCAATAGATATATTTTTAATATTCCCGGGCTTTTTAATCATCAACCCCAATCAATCAATGGTGCTCACCCTTTTCGGAAAATATATCGGTACGGTAAAAGCCGATGGATTTTTCTGGGTAAATCCCTTAACCGCTAAAAGACGTCTATCGTTAAAAGCGAACAATTTAAACGGGCAACAATTAAAGGTTAACGACAAACTGGGCAACCCGATCGAAATTGCGGCTGTGGTGGTTTGGAAAGTAAACGAAACTGCCAAAGCCGTGTTTTCTGTTGAGAATTATATGCAATACGTAAACATACAAAGCGAAGCCGCTGTAAGGCATCTGGCTAACATTTTCCCATACGACCATGCTGAAGGGGAAGAAACCAGCATCACGTTAAAAGATGGTGCTGATAAAGTTAGTGAACTTTTAGAAAACGAACTGAACGAACGTTTATCGAGAGCAGGTATTGAAGTTTTAGAAGCCAGAATTTCGCATTTGGCCTATGCGCCAGAAATTGCCAGTGCGATGTTACAGCGTCAACAGGCCACTGCAGTTATTGCAGCCCGTAAATTAATTGTTGAAGGTGCTGTAGGCATGGTAGAGATGGCTTTAGAGAAATTATCGCAAAAAGGAATTGTTGAGCTGGATGAAGAGCGTAAAGCCGCTATGGTAAGCAATTTACTGGTGGTGCTTTGCGGCGATCGACATGTACAGCCTGTGGTAAACACCGGAACCTTATATAATTAG
- a CDS encoding hypothetical protein (product_source=COG4877; cog=COG4877; superfamily=47598), protein MAEKDKKAFVLRISPALLKEVETWAADEFRSTNGQIEFLLTQALKSRKKGKAKEE, encoded by the coding sequence ATGGCGGAGAAAGATAAAAAAGCTTTTGTATTAAGAATTAGTCCTGCTTTATTAAAAGAAGTAGAAACCTGGGCTGCCGATGAGTTTAGAAGTACTAACGGGCAGATTGAGTTTTTACTTACGCAGGCATTAAAATCCAGAAAGAAAGGCAAGGCGAAAGAGGAATAA
- a CDS encoding DNA-binding response OmpR family regulator (product_source=COG0745; cath_funfam=1.10.10.10,3.40.50.2300; cog=COG0745; pfam=PF00072,PF00486; smart=SM00448; superfamily=52172): protein MSYDIVIIEDEIDLGNVISEYLKLRGFSVLWFKTASEALAYYSANQLDNKLVIVDVQLPDMNGFDLASEMVMINSNQPFFFLTAHNEKQDRLRGLKIGAIDYISKPFEIEELVLRIGNIINKFSSAPNVQFPSSLGFINIGDIRYQKDQLFLRMPDSKEVSLTVRESEVLDRLAGNINQVVKKKDILLALWGNDDYFNGKSLEVFISRLRRLFKASDHVSIENVYGLGYILKVK, encoded by the coding sequence ATGAGTTATGATATCGTAATAATTGAAGATGAAATAGACCTGGGCAATGTAATTTCAGAATACCTGAAATTGAGGGGATTCAGTGTGCTATGGTTCAAAACTGCTTCAGAAGCGTTGGCGTATTATAGCGCAAACCAGCTTGATAACAAATTGGTTATTGTGGATGTACAGCTACCAGATATGAACGGCTTTGACCTGGCCTCAGAGATGGTAATGATCAACTCCAATCAACCTTTTTTCTTTCTAACGGCACATAACGAAAAACAGGACCGCCTTCGCGGCCTCAAGATTGGTGCAATAGATTATATTTCAAAGCCATTCGAAATTGAGGAGCTGGTACTTAGAATAGGAAATATCATCAATAAGTTTTCTAGCGCTCCAAACGTGCAGTTCCCATCCAGTTTAGGGTTTATCAACATAGGCGACATCAGGTACCAAAAAGATCAGCTGTTTCTGCGGATGCCCGACAGCAAAGAAGTTTCCTTAACCGTTAGAGAATCGGAAGTATTAGATCGTTTGGCTGGCAATATTAATCAGGTAGTGAAAAAGAAAGATATCTTATTGGCGTTATGGGGAAACGATGATTACTTTAATGGAAAAAGCCTTGAAGTTTTTATTTCAAGGCTAAGACGGCTCTTCAAGGCCTCTGACCATGTTAGCATAGAAAACGTATATGGCCTGGGCTACATTCTAAAAGTTAAATAA
- a CDS encoding hypothetical protein (product_source=Hypo-rule applied), with protein MVVVAQVHSLSRNYNFLALQHLYAFDRMKLIRFYILLIFGTLSFNLKAQQVPNNLAVFQDTLVKISTRVIAAQSDAQKLEINGNFVKTLVEALKAPNSFSYPFDSLKNVSVIKSSDQAFRILSWYVLLEDGTYRYYGAIQMNTKSGPLKLYPLIDQTDNLADPNSITNNQKWFGARYYEIVPVTSGNRLPYYVLLGWKGNTQFTTKKVIDILSFDKDNLTFGAPVFDGKELKGKNRIIFEYAKSNAMTLKTDLKAGMIVFDHLASFNPEMKDTFEYHGSDGTFDGFKIIGGRLKLQEDLTLKNDPNSSDELYADPKKNVKPIRKF; from the coding sequence ATGGTGGTGGTGGCGCAAGTGCACTCGTTATCGAGAAATTATAATTTTTTGGCTTTGCAGCATCTTTACGCATTTGATCGTATGAAACTTATCAGATTTTATATCCTTTTAATCTTTGGAACGCTAAGCTTTAACTTAAAAGCACAGCAAGTGCCAAATAATTTAGCGGTTTTTCAAGATACACTGGTTAAAATATCGACAAGGGTTATTGCTGCTCAAAGCGATGCACAAAAATTAGAAATAAATGGCAATTTTGTAAAAACTTTGGTAGAAGCTTTAAAAGCTCCCAATTCTTTTTCTTATCCATTCGATTCACTTAAAAACGTATCGGTAATTAAATCATCCGATCAGGCTTTTAGGATTTTGAGTTGGTATGTACTACTAGAAGACGGTACATACCGCTATTATGGCGCCATCCAGATGAATACCAAAAGTGGCCCGTTGAAACTTTATCCCCTGATCGATCAGACCGACAATTTAGCCGACCCGAACAGCATTACCAATAACCAAAAATGGTTCGGTGCGAGGTATTATGAAATTGTTCCGGTGACCAGCGGAAACCGCTTGCCCTATTATGTACTTTTAGGCTGGAAAGGAAATACACAATTTACCACTAAAAAGGTAATCGATATCCTTTCTTTCGATAAAGATAATCTCACCTTTGGCGCCCCGGTTTTCGATGGAAAAGAACTAAAAGGAAAAAACAGGATAATATTTGAGTATGCCAAATCGAATGCAATGACTTTAAAAACGGATTTAAAAGCTGGGATGATCGTGTTCGACCATTTAGCATCCTTCAATCCCGAAATGAAAGATACCTTTGAATATCATGGATCAGACGGCACTTTTGATGGCTTTAAAATTATTGGCGGAAGGCTGAAATTACAAGAAGATTTAACGCTTAAAAACGATCCAAATTCGAGTGATGAGCTCTATGCAGATCCAAAGAAAAATGTTAAACCCATCAGAAAGTTTTAA
- a CDS encoding hypothetical protein (product_source=Hypo-rule applied): MLNTTGNLAIESGVWLHPLYIQDIQVYKNKTTLVKAKVLTVEYTITVQ; this comes from the coding sequence ATGCTCAATACCACCGGAAATCTTGCGATTGAATCTGGGGTATGGTTACATCCGCTTTACATTCAGGATATACAGGTTTATAAAAATAAAACAACTTTAGTTAAGGCTAAAGTGCTAACGGTAGAATATACCATAACCGTTCAGTGA
- a CDS encoding CspA family cold shock protein (product_source=KO:K03704; cath_funfam=2.40.50.140; cog=COG1278; ko=KO:K03704; pfam=PF00313; smart=SM00357; superfamily=50249) — MEQGKVKMYNGEKGFGFITPDANQEDIFVHVTGLLVRDLKAGDIVEYETEQGRKGLVAINVKKI; from the coding sequence ATGGAACAAGGTAAGGTTAAAATGTATAACGGCGAAAAGGGTTTTGGCTTCATCACGCCGGATGCAAACCAGGAGGATATTTTTGTACACGTAACTGGACTATTGGTTCGCGACCTCAAGGCGGGTGACATTGTAGAGTATGAAACCGAGCAGGGCAGAAAAGGATTAGTAGCGATCAATGTGAAGAAAATATAA
- a CDS encoding hypothetical protein (product_source=Hypo-rule applied), whose amino-acid sequence MPLDIALKALILALRDSAEAFVDLLIKKVKDMQIMRSVMILFRLSAFPNTPQ is encoded by the coding sequence ATGCCTCTCGATATTGCTCTAAAAGCTTTGATCTTGGCATTGAGAGATTCTGCAGAGGCATTCGTAGATCTATTGATAAAAAAAGTTAAGGATATGCAGATAATGCGGTCGGTAATGATATTATTTAGACTTTCAGCTTTCCCGAATACACCGCAGTAA
- a CDS encoding acetyl-CoA C-acetyltransferase (product_source=KO:K00626; cath_funfam=3.40.47.10; cog=COG0183; ko=KO:K00626; pfam=PF00108,PF02803; superfamily=53901; tigrfam=TIGR01930): MKEVVIVSAVRTPIGSFGGSLAQFSATQLGGFAIKAAIEKAGLKPEQIQEVYMGNVLSANLGQAPATQAAKFAGLPDLPATTINKVCASGTKAIMLAAQSIANGDNEIIVAGGMESMSNVPYYLDKARNGYRLGHGQITDGLVKDGLWDVYNDYHMGSAAELCATACNISREAQDDFAIESYKRAQAAQTSGKFAGEIVAVEVKDRKGEITLIDTDDEPTAVKFDKIPSLKPVFKKDGTVTAANASTLNDGAAALVLMSADKAKELGLTPLAKILGYADAQQAPEWFTTAPSKAIPLALHKANIDIKNVDFFEINEAFSVVSIANNQLLELNDSQVNVNGGAVSLGHPLGASGARIVVTLLSVLAQNDGKIGVAGICNGGGGASALVIEKL, encoded by the coding sequence ATGAAAGAAGTTGTAATTGTTTCAGCTGTGCGAACACCCATTGGCAGTTTTGGAGGCTCATTAGCTCAATTTTCTGCTACTCAGCTTGGCGGCTTTGCCATTAAGGCTGCTATTGAAAAAGCCGGATTAAAACCAGAACAGATCCAGGAAGTTTATATGGGTAATGTTTTATCTGCAAACCTGGGACAAGCACCGGCTACACAAGCTGCAAAGTTTGCAGGTTTACCAGATTTACCTGCCACTACAATAAATAAGGTATGCGCTTCGGGTACAAAAGCAATTATGCTTGCCGCGCAAAGCATTGCAAATGGGGATAATGAAATTATTGTAGCCGGAGGCATGGAAAGCATGAGTAATGTTCCCTATTACCTGGATAAGGCAAGAAACGGCTATCGCTTAGGGCACGGACAAATTACAGATGGCTTGGTAAAAGATGGATTATGGGATGTTTATAACGACTATCATATGGGATCTGCCGCCGAGCTTTGCGCAACAGCATGCAACATCAGTCGCGAAGCGCAGGATGATTTTGCAATAGAATCGTACAAAAGAGCGCAGGCAGCACAAACTTCGGGCAAATTTGCTGGTGAAATTGTAGCTGTAGAAGTGAAAGACCGTAAAGGCGAAATTACCCTGATTGATACCGATGATGAGCCAACAGCCGTTAAATTTGATAAAATACCTTCATTAAAACCTGTTTTCAAAAAAGATGGAACAGTAACTGCAGCAAATGCATCAACCTTAAATGATGGCGCAGCGGCGTTGGTTTTAATGAGTGCCGATAAGGCAAAAGAACTGGGCTTAACACCATTGGCCAAAATATTAGGCTATGCTGATGCGCAACAGGCACCGGAGTGGTTTACAACTGCACCTTCAAAAGCAATTCCACTAGCTTTACACAAGGCCAATATCGATATTAAAAATGTTGACTTTTTCGAAATTAACGAAGCTTTTTCTGTCGTTTCCATTGCGAATAATCAACTTTTAGAACTAAACGACAGTCAGGTTAACGTTAATGGAGGTGCCGTTTCACTGGGACACCCACTTGGTGCATCGGGCGCAAGGATTGTAGTTACCCTACTTTCGGTATTGGCACAGAACGATGGAAAAATCGGCGTTGCCGGAATCTGTAATGGTGGTGGTGGCGCAAGTGCACTCGTTATCGAGAAATTATAA
- a CDS encoding putative nucleotidyltransferase with HDIG domain (product_source=TIGR00277; cath_funfam=1.10.3210.10; cog=COG1480; ko=KO:K07037; pfam=PF01966,PF07697,PF07698; smart=SM00471; superfamily=109604; tigrfam=TIGR00277; transmembrane_helix_parts=Inside_1_19,TMhelix_20_37,Outside_38_272,TMhelix_273_295,Inside_296_306,TMhelix_307_324,Outside_325_327,TMhelix_328_347,Inside_348_353,TMhelix_354_376,Outside_377_395,TMhelix_396_418,Inside_419_430,TMhelix_431_450,Outside_451_692), with protein sequence MAKIKRNSHKILYRKYSSNLKYVMMIFTVFIITLFLPKQPRFRYEFEKNAVWKNKDLISPFSFAILKTNPQVSADKKNALKDILPVYQFDRGITANALEEFANEFDVKWKSKQLNEKDKDAYKSASYKLLQNIYGKGIIGLNVKHQAGGKNYDFSLLENNVAQEKNTQDVFTAESALKFFKDNFKAPNQVMGDLVANLAIDHITPNIVFDERLTQTIQDNTVNNISTTKGMVQKGELIVAKNDVIDEEIYQKLESYKATYDAQSKTIGSRALVYLGQVILVGFILAILMSFLFLFRKDIFADNRQLSLILIVTTGMLLALTWAIKMEIPSLYYIPFCVVPIIIRILFDTRLALYLHMLVILIAGFFVANSFEFVFYQVTAGMVAIFSIKNFVKRERFLVSALFILLAYLVSFIGIALLREGSFREIEWMNFIPFVFSVLLSLLAYPLIYLFERIFGITSDVALIELTNTNNKLLRELAFKAPGTFQHSLQVANLAEAAIFKIGGNSVLVRAGALYHDIGKVDNPQYFIENQNTAVSPHDKLPYEQSAQIIIQHVHKGIEILRKNQIPEAIIDFIRTHHGNTRVDYFYQSFLKNTPEKFVDENIFRYPGPIPFSKETGVLMLADSVEAASRSLKNPDAQNINDIVERIINYKLEQNQLDDCDLTLKDIETIKLIFKTMLMSIYHVRIDYQQIL encoded by the coding sequence TTGGCCAAAATCAAGAGAAATTCACACAAAATCCTTTACCGGAAGTATTCATCAAACCTAAAATATGTGATGATGATATTTACCGTATTCATTATTACGTTATTTCTGCCCAAACAGCCGCGGTTTAGATATGAGTTTGAAAAAAATGCAGTATGGAAAAACAAGGACCTGATTTCGCCCTTCAGTTTTGCTATTTTAAAAACCAACCCGCAGGTTAGTGCCGATAAAAAGAATGCACTAAAAGATATTTTACCTGTTTATCAATTCGATAGGGGCATTACGGCGAATGCTTTGGAAGAGTTTGCCAACGAGTTTGATGTGAAATGGAAATCTAAGCAACTTAACGAAAAAGATAAGGACGCATATAAAAGTGCTTCCTATAAATTGCTGCAGAACATTTACGGGAAAGGGATTATTGGTTTAAATGTGAAACATCAGGCAGGAGGGAAGAACTATGACTTTTCTTTACTTGAAAACAATGTTGCCCAGGAAAAGAATACACAGGATGTTTTTACGGCAGAATCGGCCCTGAAGTTTTTTAAAGATAATTTTAAAGCCCCCAATCAGGTTATGGGCGATCTGGTTGCGAACCTTGCCATTGATCATATTACGCCGAACATTGTATTTGATGAGCGGCTAACCCAAACCATACAGGATAATACGGTTAACAATATCTCTACTACTAAGGGTATGGTGCAAAAAGGGGAGCTTATTGTAGCGAAGAATGATGTTATTGATGAAGAAATTTATCAGAAACTGGAATCTTATAAAGCAACCTACGATGCACAAAGCAAAACAATTGGGAGCAGGGCATTGGTTTATTTGGGCCAGGTAATATTGGTTGGCTTTATACTCGCCATTTTAATGTCGTTCCTTTTTCTTTTCCGGAAGGATATTTTTGCCGATAACCGCCAGCTTTCCTTAATCCTGATTGTTACCACGGGGATGTTACTGGCATTAACCTGGGCCATTAAAATGGAAATTCCAAGTTTGTACTACATCCCTTTCTGTGTAGTGCCCATTATCATTAGGATCCTGTTTGATACCCGTTTGGCACTTTACCTTCATATGCTGGTGATTTTAATTGCTGGATTTTTTGTGGCCAATAGTTTCGAGTTTGTGTTTTATCAGGTTACTGCGGGTATGGTTGCCATATTTAGTATAAAAAACTTTGTTAAGCGCGAAAGATTTCTGGTTTCGGCCTTATTTATTCTTCTGGCTTATTTGGTTTCTTTTATAGGTATTGCCCTGCTTCGCGAAGGATCTTTCCGCGAAATAGAATGGATGAATTTTATTCCTTTTGTTTTTAGTGTACTCTTATCTCTTTTAGCTTACCCCTTAATTTATCTGTTCGAACGTATTTTTGGTATCACATCAGATGTGGCCTTAATTGAACTCACCAATACCAATAATAAACTGTTAAGGGAGCTTGCCTTTAAAGCGCCTGGAACGTTTCAGCACTCTTTACAGGTGGCAAACCTTGCAGAGGCCGCGATATTTAAAATAGGAGGCAATTCGGTGCTGGTAAGGGCAGGTGCTTTATATCATGATATTGGCAAGGTAGATAATCCGCAATATTTTATAGAGAACCAGAATACTGCCGTTAGCCCGCACGATAAACTGCCGTATGAGCAAAGTGCGCAGATTATTATTCAGCATGTACATAAAGGAATTGAGATTTTAAGGAAGAACCAGATTCCTGAAGCGATTATCGATTTTATCAGAACACACCATGGAAATACCCGGGTTGATTATTTTTATCAGTCTTTTTTGAAAAATACGCCTGAAAAATTTGTCGACGAAAACATTTTCCGCTACCCCGGACCAATACCTTTTAGCAAAGAGACTGGTGTGTTAATGCTTGCAGATTCAGTCGAAGCTGCCTCTAGAAGTCTGAAAAATCCCGATGCTCAGAACATAAATGACATCGTTGAACGGATAATTAACTACAAATTGGAGCAAAATCAGTTAGATGATTGCGATTTAACATTAAAAGATATTGAGACTATCAAATTGATATTCAAGACGATGCTTATGAGCATCTATCATGTGCGTATAGATTATCAACAAATTTTGTAA